DNA from Poecilia reticulata strain Guanapo linkage group LG20, Guppy_female_1.0+MT, whole genome shotgun sequence:
tactacttTCAAAAACCAGGCCGGAATATAAGTTGAGATACTTTCTCAGAATTTACCAAATACTTTCCTACAACTTGCCTGTTACTTACCTAAAATTTACAGGTACTTTTCCAAAATTTACCTGCAATTTGTGGAAATCTTTCTGTATTACATGGTTACCTTTAAACTTATTGGGTACTTTCCCAGAATTAACAAGGTACTTTCTTAGAACTTTAAATTAATATACCGACTTAGAAACCAGCCAGTACTATAAGATAATGTATAACATAAAACTTTCCTGAATTTTACTTGGTACTATCTGATTTACTTCCCAATACTTTAATGgatatatttaagaaaacatattaGATTATGAGTTGAAGTATAACTTGGTACTTTTTGAGAATTTACTGCTTTCCTGAAGCTGTAATTTAACTTTTTAGTTACTTACTTGAAACTTACCAGGTACTTTACTTAATTTTGACAAATGTTTCCCTAAAATTTACGAGACATTTCCAAAAACCAgtttgtgttataaaatgactTGTAATGTTTTTAGAACGTACCAGTTCGTATTTCCCTAAATTTACTGGATTACTTTCCTGCAAGGTGTCCAATAACTTCATACTAAGGTCAGAAAAAGGACCACATCCATTCCAGAAAGTAACCTACTTCACCAATAATCTTGTAAAGCATATCCTCCATATGTTTTGGATTTACTATAAAGGTGTTTCATCTCATAAATGTACATAGATTAAATCCAGCAGGAAAACTATTTTACAGGTACAAGTGGAATTGAGTTTCTGGCAAAAATAGGACATATAATTTGGTGTTgaataaaaactcatttaaaacagaaatgagaacGCTGAAGTGAGAGCTGCTGCCAAGTCTCTGCAACACTTCATCATGTCTTTAACAGTTTggacaaaacacacagagaagcaATAAGGAATATTAAGTGTGAACAGCTTGTTACTgagaaacttttctttctccaaaataataacagaTGTGTTGCATTAAACATGATGTTATATGTGCATAAATATACCTGATACAGAAGCTGCATGTTTGAcaacaaactttacatttttattgtgatgCATAACATTAAAGTCCTGTAAACACTGCATAAACCCATTGTTGCTTTACTGAAAGTCTTTGCCAACAAACTTCTCTCAGCAACATAGGAATGGTTTCGGTTTTTAGCAGTATAGAAAGTTTAAGATGATAAGAGTCTAACAAAACTTAGCATGAAGGTCCTGTTTTAAACATCCAACTCTGTTAATCTTcaaccatttatttttgatcagaAAAAATAAGTGTTAAAAAGTTAGTCATTAGACAGTCACTGCTTATAATTGCCTATTTTTATAGGTCCAACAATAAATCTTCATTAGTATCCAGCTACCGTAGAAGCTAACATCCGCAGTCTTTCTTATTTACACTCTTtgggggttcagccaatcagcacccagaaaaaaattaatgcaACTCCTTCATTGGCTGCAAGCGCCAGCCAATCAACTATGGCTTCCAGACACTCTTGACCAATGACAAAATGGAGGCTGTCGGGTTGGAAAACGATGTGGGCAAGCTGTCTCCAATCTTCTACTACGATTCAGTTCACTACTTAGTGAACATAAAGAGTTCCTAAAGCATGGATGATCTTCACGGCCTGAAATCCATCAATCGATGTTTAAACGGCTTTATGAATAACAAGGTTCTGGTGGCTGGCAGAGTGAATACATGTAGTAACGTACATGTAGGCTACATGCTCGCCTTAGCtagcagataaaagctacatCAGCTAAGCTAACTTTGCTACTTCCGCAGTATGTACTACTGTAAATATCACTGATAAATGTCATGGTATGACACAGAGTTGGGTAAAgtactaaaaaaaactaactgagTAATAGTTGTACTTATTTTGTCTCCAAATTAGAATAGGCACAACGTGAGAGCTAGTTCTTAGCCTGTGGCTtattgttgccatagcaacaccATAGCAACTATAACGACAGTTACACGATAGCTGTCAGCTAGAGTTCCTAAaagtgtgacgtcacatgaAGTAGCTAGGTacttcagcttcccaagctgcattttattttgaatattttagatatgctctacaaaaaaattcccaaacagctgaattaCGTACCCACAAGTACTTTGGAGTTATgttcaacagaaaaatatgctaatatctgcagaaaaatctgtaatGATCATACTATCCTGCTACTTGGaagctttaaaattaaatgttttcatctcaacaacagcaaaaagttACTTCTGCCCAAAGCCAAAGGAAGTTGGAAGCAGTTTTGGAATAGTAGGCCACCTTACCACCTCTTTACTTACCTACCTACAACATTTTACGTCAGTATTAAACAAGTGATACAAAACATGTTACACGCATACAAAACTCAAATTGAATGGCACTTAAATAATTAGCTAAATCCTATTGCAGTCCAGGCAGTTCTTCATAATATGAATACAGTGatggtgaagaaaaacaagaaatctgtAAGAATGCTGTTTCAATTCTTACAGATTGAAACAGCAAGAACGACAAGAACTTATTCTGTGTAAATAAAGGTGCATGACAtagaaacactgagttcattaATGTTGACTAGAATTAACAACTTTAGAGTAGAACTGAAGCCCTTGTGTAATTTATCCTTAAAGTCATACATACAAAAGAtacattaaatataatattctgcaataaaaatatataaaaattgtattatcaatacattattataaaataaagccTATCAATGATTGTCTACATACAGACATATATTCAAGCACCACTGTATGCACACAGTCTGACAGATATGAAGGTACTCAGATTTTAAATTGGTCACTTTTCAACCAGCTGATGGACTTCAGGAAAAAGCAGCACTTGAACAAACTCCCAAAATATAAATGCTTGAACAAGTGAAAAACCattcatttaaagcaaaaattcaGTCAATATTCATACTTTACTAAAACGGGTTGgtggacaataaatcaacaacaatatTGCTAAAGAtacgtgatcaatatcaatagataatacgtTTGATAGACTATTCAATAtgtagaatattcactgaagtCCGACCCAGAACCGCATAGCATTCTTGGAGTGGGAGTCATCTCTCAGCTAGCTAAGCTATGTTAGTGGAATCTACTAAGGCACAcactctgtggttacctagcaactcactcactctgtggttacctagcaacaacctgatGAGTCACTTGTGAAAAAGCAGATTAAGTTCCGCCACTTAAAAACAACAGCGCGGTGTGAAAACTATTGATAAAGTGACGCCATCAGTTTGGCAGCTTTTCAGatatacttaaaacaaaaaactaatcaatgattattgatattgactgatatgaaatgcttatcTTGTggtatgtttttcagccatatcgtccAACACCTACTACATAGAACGAAAAAGTCTatgaatttttacaaaaagatcTCCTGAAATGGTAGAAATCCACCCTCTTGGATCACAGAGCGACCCAGAGAATTGAAATATTTGTGCCACCCTCTTGTGTTATTTGGTTTACACGTCCTCTGATACAGTCCAGAGTAACGTAAACAGCTGTGCCATTCTGGACCTGAAAAGAGGCTCTCAGCCCGATGCTAGTCCACTCGCTGCCTTCAGGCATTGATCCAGACACCTGCTGAGCCACAGGACCGGCCTGCTGACCTCCGACCCTCTGCAGAGTCAGTTTGACTATATTACATGAGTGGATCAGTTTGAGGTTGAGGGCGATGTTTGCTGTACCCTTCTCATGAAAGACGAAGTTCCTCCTGGCGTTTGAGTCCCCGGAGCGAGCCAGTCGGACCTGCGACGTATCCGGACTGATCTGCTGAAACAACAGCGGTTTATTCCTGACAGCTCCGGAGGGAAGACCGGTCCGTGAAACTGTGGCGGTCAAGGCTGACGACACAGCCGAGGGAATCCAAATCAGACTCAAGATACTGATCCCGGTGCTGTCCCCAAAGTACCGGATATTGCACTGCGACGGAGACGTGACCTCAAAAGTGAGGATGTCTTTGCTCTCTACCGTCACTGCGCCAGAGAGCGTAATGGAAGTATCCCTGTAGTTCACACCCGTCTTGAAGGCTTGCATCGTCTTCAGTCCAGTGGTGTTCCGGGTGGTGTAGGCGATCAGGGAGAAACCTTCGCGAATGCAGGTGTGACCCATGGAGTAAAGCGCCTGCTGAATGACAAACTTCACTACTCCGCTCTCTGTGAAGCGCACCCCACGGCTGTCGTGAGTCAGGCTGACCATGTAGGGGTCGGACACTGTTGTGATGCGGAAAGTCGGGCGGTAACTGGTTTGGTAGTGCGCTAGCAGGGACATCTGGGCCATCATGGCAACAGCACCAGTATCATGAGACAACCAGAGAAGACTCAGAGACGGGGTGGGAACATCAAAAACGTGAAGGTCTTTGCTCTGATTGCAGTGCTGGTTGGGACTCTTCAGCAGCAGAGTGAAGATGTGGTTGGGTTCAACCTCCACACCAGTACTGACGCTCACCCCCTGGAAGTACTTCCCATCCGGTTGCTCGATGCGGACGCCGCTGAGGTCCTGACCTTCTTCCTCCTGGCTCCTGTTGAGTCTCATCCCAACCTGGAGGAAGTTCCTGCAGCTGTGCTTTATAGCAAAGTTATGATCCAGCCACAACAGCCCGTGCTGTAGGAATGTCACTCTTCCTGCCTCGTTGGACAAAAGATTGCTGCTCTCTTTGCCTCGAATGTTGAGCTGCAGACCAGGAAAGATGTGGGTGCCAGACGTACCTGCAGGAGGTAGCGTAACCTTTGCCATCCAGATCTGGGAGAGTCGGTTCTCTGAAATCTGGCCGCAGACTGTGTCGCTGACGGCTGTACAGGGAGCGACCAAAGGCTCCCCATCGCAATCTGAGCAGGCTTGGCACTCCTTGAGCTCCTGGTTGTAGAAGTATTCATGACCACAAAGACCCATCACTGCTTCTCTCTCCAAAACCCCCAAACACTTGAAACCACCTGCATGAAAGGAGACTTCAGATTAGCTCTGGCAAGGCTATAAATATGTTGGAGaatatgaaatgaaacaaaaacgtCATGAACTGACCAGGAGTATTGAGACACTTCACTCGCTCTCCGCAAATCTGTGGCAGTTCAAGACATTCGTCTCTGTCCTGCAATCCATACAATTATacttttaaagtatttccttggaccattttgttcttgtcaagcaaattagatttttggCATCTGCTTCAAGGATATTAAGTGGATTTAATGCATAATGTTGTCGGTTTAGGACAACAGTCTAATTTTGGAAAAAACTCACTatttttcagctgtatcaagattagtttattttgcaaaactgcaatggaaacacacaagtcacatgatcaacatcTGGATGTTACCACTGGTggaaaccacgaagaagacgacaggaagtggatgatggcacagcatgttttttaattacttaccacatcaacaaacttattcacgtgtgattttaattttgtttctcatttaatgtAAAcgccacaattgcaaaattgtttttctgacattagcggaatattgacaaagttttgcgcacatttacAATGGAATTGCAGCTAGTGTAGTTTGCTTGGATTGAAGTGTTTGGAGTAGTTTTGCAGGCTAATATGAATCATACCTGGCACATTCTGTCTGCAGTTTGGGAGCACTGCGCGATGAGGAAGAAGCCCGGCGGACACATGGTGCATTTCTCACACTGCGGTGGATCCCTCTGAAAATCGCAGAACTCCTGTGATCCGCAGGGCGATCGGCAGCCACGCAGAGGCTGCGGGAAATGAGTCTCTCCCACAACATCCATCACTTTGGAGTCAATGTCTATTTTATGCACAGCGTAGGATTTTTGCAGATGGCTGCGGGCCTGGCTCTGCAGTCCTGCCAAGTGACTCTCGAAGTAGCTCTGCAGCTCCCCCTGCAGGCCCTGGAAGGAGGCCTGCTTGACCGTCTCCAGCAGCTGGCCGAACTGGTTTTTCACCGCATCCATCTGCTCGTACatgtgccgctgctgctgcaggacgtCCTGCTGCTGCGACagcagcgcctcctgctggtcgACGAGCTTCTGCTGCAGGTCACGGATTACGACCTGCTGGGCTCGGAGGGCTTCAACCAGCTTCTCCTGCCCCTGGGCCAGCTGGAGGTGCAGGATGAGGGCGTCTTCTGAAGGGACTTCATTCTCCCCTGAGGTCACATTTACAACAGGGCCATTAGAGATGGGAAAGATAGAGGAGTAAAtttcgataaaaaaaaaactcaggaatTTTCAGttcaatctcagaaattttctacaaaacaagTGGAATTTTTTGAGTCTGAAAAGGcgaaaattttctagaaaacacaaggaaatgtcagagtttgaaaagtctaaaattttTATGAAAGCCACAAAGAAAAttctgtttgaaaagtcaaatatttgctattaaagctgaaattttgagatgaatctcagcaattttctagaaagaaaacaaggacattttttgagtttgaaaagtcaaaactttcctagaaaaaagtctgaaattttgAGCCGAACCTCagaaagtttctagaaaaaaaaaaagaaatctgagtCTCAGAAgtccactttttttcttttttttcaattttgtaaATTGGGTTTGAAAAGTCTAAATTTTTCGAcatttggagctcagaaatgttaatgttttttctagaaaatgt
Protein-coding regions in this window:
- the nell3 gene encoding uncharacterized protein nell3, translating into MNNLKWLQEPFMTGWSDGAGSDGVYYCLQVSVARLIALKECGWLVFGLSAFGSKVIWVGEVQSCVAPAVGDFCRGSHCSGGETGDPRPCTGAHCPGSRSSRVPRQFNPAPQWRTGHAAATPHHAHPSPQRAPLETDPHGGGAGCSDPGCTRIRLQQPRNETRDCRGIECRLPLKIRPKVRGGSCVGEGCSAAAEADMSSVYLSDRAAQFLGDYPEFGHAASELGGAPLGVQLTCDIKPGENEVPSEDALILHLQLAQGQEKLVEALRAQQVVIRDLQQKLVDQQEALLSQQQDVLQQQRHMYEQMDAVKNQFGQLLETVKQASFQGLQGELQSYFESHLAGLQSQARSHLQKSYAVHKIDIDSKVMDVVGETHFPQPLRGCRSPCGSQEFCDFQRDPPQCEKCTMCPPGFFLIAQCSQTADRMCQDRDECLELPQICGERVKCLNTPGGFKCLGVLEREAVMGLCGHEYFYNQELKECQACSDCDGEPLVAPCTAVSDTVCGQISENRLSQIWMAKVTLPPAGTSGTHIFPGLQLNIRGKESSNLLSNEAGRVTFLQHGLLWLDHNFAIKHSCRNFLQVGMRLNRSQEEEGQDLSGVRIEQPDGKYFQGVSVSTGVEVEPNHIFTLLLKSPNQHCNQSKDLHVFDVPTPSLSLLWLSHDTGAVAMMAQMSLLAHYQTSYRPTFRITTVSDPYMVSLTHDSRGVRFTESGVVKFVIQQALYSMGHTCIREGFSLIAYTTRNTTGLKTMQAFKTGVNYRDTSITLSGAVTVESKDILTFEVTSPSQCNIRYFGDSTGISILSLIWIPSAVSSALTATVSRTGLPSGAVRNKPLLFQQISPDTSQVRLARSGDSNARRNFVFHEKGTANIALNLKLIHSCNIVKLTLQRVGGQQAGPVAQQVSGSMPEGSEWTSIGLRASFQVQNGTAVYVTLDCIRGRVNQITQEGGTNISILWVAL